A DNA window from Vagococcus penaei contains the following coding sequences:
- a CDS encoding TOPRIM nucleotidyl transferase/hydrolase domain-containing protein, translated as MNDVDKKVAKFFEKSDNASLLEFILSQKVILVEGATEYIYIPNFYQTVCGKGIDESGVHIISMSGITYKNYIEIAKKIQKPLLVITDNDGDADRITTIEALNNCLKADGYNILIKCDGSIQNSTFERVLFNENIEILTDYKKNSNVSTIYKKEELGSKALAYMLKNKADSAIEITTNSEFIDNLKVPIYIREGLEWLNQVK; from the coding sequence TTGAATGATGTAGATAAAAAGGTAGCTAAATTCTTTGAGAAATCAGATAATGCTAGCCTACTAGAGTTCATCTTATCCCAAAAAGTAATTTTAGTAGAAGGTGCAACAGAATATATTTATATTCCTAACTTTTATCAGACTGTTTGTGGAAAAGGTATAGATGAATCTGGTGTGCATATAATATCGATGTCAGGAATTACTTATAAAAACTATATTGAAATTGCTAAAAAAATTCAAAAACCACTTTTAGTTATTACGGATAATGATGGAGATGCTGATAGAATAACGACTATTGAGGCATTGAATAATTGCCTAAAAGCAGATGGATACAATATATTAATAAAATGTGATGGGAGTATACAGAATTCTACTTTTGAGAGAGTTTTATTTAATGAGAATATCGAAATATTAACTGATTATAAAAAAAATTCAAACGTGTCTACTATTTATAAAAAAGAAGAATTAGGAAGCAAAGCATTAGCATATATGTTGAAAAATAAAGCCGATTCTGCTATTGAGATAACAACAAATTCTGAATTTATTGATAACTTAAAAGTTCCAATATATATAAGAGAGGGATTGGAATGGCTAAATCAGGTAAAATAA